The following coding sequences are from one Lagopus muta isolate bLagMut1 chromosome 33, bLagMut1 primary, whole genome shotgun sequence window:
- the LOC125686203 gene encoding shematrin-like protein 2 isoform X2 — MGFLWGFYGVPMGFLWGFYGVPMGSLWVPMGFLWGSYGFLWGPYGVPMGFYGVSMGFLWGPYGVSMGFLWGFYGVPMGSLWGSYGVLWGSYGVSMGSLWGSYGVLWGFCGVSMGFYGVPMGFYGVPMGSYGFLWGPYGVSMGSLWGFYGVPMGFLWGFYRVPMGSLWGSYGVSMGFLWGFYGVPMGSYGVPMGFLWGSYGVRMGFLWGSMGFLWGFYGVPMGFLWVSMGFLWGPYGVPMVPMGFLWVPMVSMGFLWGPYGVSMGFLWGPYGVPMGPYGVSMGSLWVPMGFLWGPYGVPMGSYGVSMGSLWVPMGFLWGSYGVPMGSYGVSMGFLWGPYGVPMGFLWGSYGVSMGSLWGFYGVSMGFLWGPYGVSMGFLWGSYGVSMGSLWGSYGVPMGFLWGSMGFLWGFYGVSMGSLWFLWGFYGVPMGFLWGSYGVPMGFLWGPYGVPMGSLWGFYGVLWGFYGVPMGFLWGSMGFLWGFYGVLWGPYGVPMGSLWGFYGALWGLYGSLWGSYGVPMGFLWGPYGSLWFLWGFYGSLPHRVKLFRGKSVHGDVELRVEQIRGAAP, encoded by the exons atggggtttctatggggtttctatggggtccctatggggtttctatggggtttctatggggtccctatggggtccctatgggttcctatggggttcctatggggttcctatgggttcctatggggtccctatggggttcctatggggttctatggggtttctatggggtttctatggggtccctatggggtttctatggggttcctatggggtttctatggggttcctatggggtctctatggggttcctatggggttctatggggttcctatggggtttctatggggtccctatggggttcctatggggttctatggggtttctgtggggtttctatggggttctatggggtccctatggggttctatggggttcctatgggttcctatgggtttctatggggtccctatggggtttctatggggtccctatggggtttctatggggttcctatggggtttctgtggggtttctatcgggtccctatggggtccctatggggttcctatggggtttctatggggttcctatggggtttctatggggttcctatgggttcctatggggttcctatggggtttctatggggttcctatggggtccgtatggggtttctatggggttctatggggtttctatggggtttctatggggtccctatggggtttctatgggtttctatggggtttctatggggtccctatggggtccctatggttcctatggggtttctatgggttcctatggtttctatggggtttctatggggtccctatggggtttctatggggtttctatggggtccctatggggttcctatgggtccctatggggtttctatggggtccctatgggtccctatggggtttctatggggtccctatggggtccctatgggttcctatggggtttctatggggtccctatgggtccctatggggtttctatggggttcctatggggtccctatgggttcctatggggtttctatggggttcctatggggtccctatggggtccctatggggtttctatggggttcctatggggtttctatggggtccctatggggtttctatggggtttctatggggttcctatggggtccctatggggtttctatggggttcctatggggttcctatggggtttctatggggtccctatggggttcctatggggttcctatggggtttctatggggttctatggggtttctatggggtttctatggggtttctatggggtccctatggttcctatggggtttctatggggttcctatggggtttctatggggttcctatggggtccctatggggtttctatggggtccctatggggtccctatggggtccctatggggtttctatggggttctatggggtttctatggggttcctatggggtttctatggggttctatggggtttctatggggtttctatggggttctatggggtccctatggggtccctatggggtccctatggggtttctatggggctctatggggtctctatgggtccctatggggttcctatggggtccctatggggtttctatggggtccctatgggtccctatggtttctatggggtttctatgggtctctgcCCCATAGGGTGAAGCTGTTTCGGGGTAAATCTGTGCACGGCGACGTGGAGCTGCGTGTGGAGCAG atccgtggggcagccccatag